From one Triticum urartu cultivar G1812 chromosome 3, Tu2.1, whole genome shotgun sequence genomic stretch:
- the LOC125544421 gene encoding probable methyltransferase TCM_000336: MASSLLHCSDKLPFMDVETILHMKEGLDESSYAQNSSLQKRGMDTLKSLIVNSATDVYISQMPERFTVADLGCSSGPNALCLVEDIIGGVGKVCCRSSQPPPEFSVLLNDLPTNDFNTIFFSLPEFTHRLKSAAKSDEWGRPMVFLSGVPGSFYGRLFPRTSVHFICSCSSLHWLSQVPPGLFDEAKAPINKGKMYISSTSPPAVSVAYRRQFQRDFSLFLKSRAAEVFPGGRMVLAMLGRQSDECVDRRTTFLWELLSESFAALVAQGLVEQDKVDAYNVPFYAPSLQEMEVEVRLEGSFSLDYVQTYEINLSSSGDAKEDGRTVSMAIRAIQESMLSHHFGPDIVDALFHKYTQLVTESMEREEVKSVQIGVVLTRL, encoded by the coding sequence ATGGCTTCCTCTTTGCTCCACTGCTCCGACAAGCTCCCGTTCATGGACGTGGAGACCATCCTCCACATGAAAGAAGGCCTCGACGAGAGCAGCTACGCGCAGAACTCCTCGCTCCAGAAGAGGGGTATGGACACCCTCAAGAGCCTCATCGTCAACTCGGCGACGGACGTGTACATCTCCCAGATGCCGGAGAGGTTCACGGTGGCCGACCTCGGCTGCTCCTCGGGCCCCAACGCGCTCTGCCTGGTGGAGGACATCATCGGGGGCGTCGGCAAGGTCTGCTGCCGGTCGTCGCAGCCGCCGCCCGAGTTCTCGGTGCTCCTCAACGACCTCCCGACCAACGACTTCAACACCATCTTCTTCAGCCTGCCGGAGTTCACCCACAGGCTCAAGTCCGCCGCCAAGTCCGACGAGTGGGGCCGGCCGATGGTGTTCCTGTCCGGCGTGCCCGGGTCCTTCTACGGGAGGCTGTTCCCGAGGACCAGCGTGCACTTCATCTGCTCCTGCTCCAGCCTGCACTGGCTCTCCCAGGTCCCGCCGGGCCTCTTCGACGAGGCCAAGGCGCCGATCAACAAGGGCAAGATGTACATATCGAGCACGAGCCCGCCCGCCGTGTCCGTGGCCTACCGGAGGCAGTTCCAGAGGGACTTCAGCCTGTTCCTCAAGTCGCGCGCCGCCGAGGTCTTCCCCGGCGGCCGGATGGTGCTGGCCATGCTGGGCAGGCAGAGCGACGAGTGCGTGGACAGGAGGACGACCTTCCTGTGGGAGCTCCTCTCGGAGTCCTTCGCGGCGCTCGTGGCGCAGGGGCTGGTGGAGCAGGACAAGGTGGACGCGTACAACGTGCCGTTCTACGCGCCGTCGCTGCAGGAGATGGAGGTGGAGGTGCGGCTGGAGGGGTCCTTCAGCCTCGACTACGTGCAGACGTACGAGATCAACCTGAGCAGCAGCGGCgacgccaaggaggacggcaggACGGTGTCCATGGCGATCAGGGCCATCCAGGAGTCCATGCTCAGCCACCACTTCGGCCCGGACATCGTCGACGCGCTCTTCCACAAGTACACGCAGCTGGTCACCGAGTCCATGGAGAGGGAAGAGGTCAAGAGTGTCCAGATAGGGGTAGTCCTCACCAGGTTGTGA